TAGATATACTTGTTTATTCTTTGCAGGTATGGGTGGCTTCTGAGAATGGAAACCTGGAAGTAACATACACTCACAACGAAGAACATGTATGTTGTATTAATATATCATGCATGCCGTATTTTGATTTAATGCCATTTAGTTCTAAGAACAAAAGGGTTTTGAGAGAGAGATCTTCATGCTCTGCATTTGAGTTTTCGAAGTTACCCTCATGGGGCAAGGTTTTTGGCAGAACGGCATGTAAAAGAGGATACCAGTTCCTTGAGTATTTTGATTCTATTTCCTAGAGTCTTGTTGAATGTTCAACACTTGAACCGTTTTTGGCTGTTGTTTCCAGGGCCTGCTTAATCTTCGTGGGATGCACGACTTAGAATCCAAGCCGGTCTTGTTGTGTGCATGCAATGACAATTATGTCCGGCTTTATGATCTGCCGTCGTACGTTCTTAATGCACATATTGTTTTGCATCTCTTTTGTCAATTCATACTGCTTATGAAAATACCCTTTTTTTCCTTTATGATTGAAGGTTCTCCGAGAGGGGTAAAATTTTTGCTAAGCAGGAGATTCGAGCCATCGAAGTAGGGCCTAGTGGCCTCTTTTTCACTGGCGACGGAACTGGttttaaagtgtggaaatgggcgGAGCCAGTTGCTACAACTTGATTGCCTTGCACCatttcataacacattcatcCTCCTGCAATTTTTTGgtgttaattattttatattttttcatcCTTTCAGGTAAGTCTTTCATGGTGAAAACAATTTTGGGTTCCACCTTTTATAGCATAATAGAACATTTAAGAGTAATTGTATGAACTAGTTGCCCTAATTTCACCAAATGCTTGAATAAGAATACGCATCAAAGTTCAAAACCATCGACTTTATTACATATACAGTCAGAGTTTATAACAAGAGTCCATCATATAGATAGTTTCCACTATGTTTTTATCTTGTTGAAAGTCACAGGTTGAACATGACCTTAATGGCATCACCACCGCGAGCACTAGTTTCAAAAGCTTCTTCAACCTCTTTCTGGGAAAACCCGAACCTGTGAGTTATCAATGGCTTCACATCGATCTTACCACTTCTTAGAAGCTCAATGCACAAAGGCCAAGTGTTCTTATACCGGAATATCCCGATAATATCAACCTCCCTGCAATCAATCCTGGTTAATTTTCAGGCAACAGTCAAGTAaatgaatcattgaaataagtacCTAGCAGCAGCTGGTGTAAGTGGGACGGTCATCGTTATGGCCTAATCCAACAAGGCAAACCCTGCCACCGGCTCGAGTGGCACTCAAAGCAGTCAACATTGTTTTGTTAAAGCCTGCACAGTCAAAGGTTACATGCACTCCTACTGCTCCCATCATTTCACATATTCTTTCAACTTCTTGGGGTATGTCCTGAAACCATTTTAAAAGTCAGACAATGATTTAATTACATATATCTCATAAATTGATGATATGGACCTGCATATTAGTTGAGACTTTAACAACTCCATCAGCACCGAGGTTATTAGCAACAGATAGTCGATAGTCATCGACATCTACAACGACAACTCTAGGTGCCCCGAAAGCATGAGCTGCCAGAAGTGTAACAAGACCTATTGGCCCTGCTCCCATGACCAACACATTGGTTTCTGGACCGATATTAGCTCGGCGACAAGCGTGGACCGCTACACTCAGGGGCTCACACATAGCTCCTTCTTCCAAGCTTAGATTGTCTGGCAGCTTGAAACACAGGTCTGCAGGATGCACTACCTACATTGAAAATAATAATCTTGTACACTATTAGTCATATGGATAAACAGAGTAGAACCAAGGCTGAAATTGCAGCTTTATAGGTTCACCTGACGGGCAAGGGAACCATGAACCGGTGGAAGGGCGAAAAACTTCATATCAGGGCATATATTGTATCGACCTTCCTTGCAAAGATCACATCGCCAGCAACTGATCCCTGGTTCCAATGCCACTCGGTCACCAGGCACCAAATTCTTGACTTCACTTCCAATCTCCTCTATGATCCCAGCACACTCATGCCCTATCACCATTGGTTCATTCACCACAAAATCTGCAAGCCTCAGTGTCTCCACACACACACGGGGTTAAACAAggtcatatatatttatatacatatggttACAAGGATACATGTAGAAAATACCTTGAGAAAGTGAACATCACTTCCACAGATGCCAACAGCTTTCATTCTAACTCTTACATCATGGGGTCCTTAATTTTATTCACCCACAACAAAAACAGAAGTGATCAATCAATatataagaaacaaaaaaaactAATGTTTATCTGAAACCATAATGATAATTCATAAACTCCATAACTGGAACAAGCTAGAAAAACTCGAAAAGAAAAACGAAGGGTTATACCAAGAGGAGGGAGCTTGAAAGGTTGAATTTTGAGGGTGTTAAGACCCACAAGCCAAGcagccatgttttcttcaccttcttGATGAGATTTCCCTCCTTTACCCATTCTTTTGCTTTTCCTTGTGATGGACACTCAAAAACTGATGTCTGTTTAGCAAATAATAGATTTTTATGCTTGGATTATATGGAGCAACCAAGGATAATATCTAATCTTGCAATATGGACCAGGAATTATTAATCACTTGATTTTTTTCTATAGGTAATTTGTCTCCAGCTGATCCCTTCTTTTGTAGCTTTTGAAAATGGATAAACATAAAATTAGTGATAAGCTGAGTATGAGGTGTGGCAAAACTGGGTGACATCCGCTTCACATGCACACCATTTTTTTTTATAGGAGATATCTAAAGTAAAATACCATTtaggaattaaattatattttatccttttaaaattattaatttaatctctttaattaaaatcataatattttcaaaatataatttatttatttttaaataaaaaattaatccaACACCTAATATATCATGATATGGACCATTCTATAAGGGTACAGTTGTTTTAGTTAAAATATTTGAACATTCCTGATCAATATTGTAGTTTTAATAGTATGACTTGCTAATGGATTATCTTTTTTTCCGACATGATTATCATTATTCTTCTTTCAGGTCTGGAGTTTGGAAACTTTGCAACGCCTACAGACTCTAACAGAGCATACTAATGTTGTTATGTCCTTGCTTTGCTGGGATCAGTTTCTTTTATCTTGTTCATTGGACCAAACAATAAAAGTTGGTgcttcttttttattttgttattttttcccTTCCATTAAAGCTAGATTGTTTGGATTTACTTGTTTATTCTTTGCAGGTATGGGTGGCTACTGAGAATGGAAACCTGGGAGTAACATACACTCACAACGAAGAATATGTATGTTGTATTAATATATCATGCATGCCGTATTTTGATTTAATGCCAACTAGTTCTAAGAACAAAAGGGTTTCGAGAGAGAGATCTTCATGCTCTGCATTTGAGTTTTCGAAGTTACCCTCATGGGGCAAGGTTTTTGGCAGAACGGCATGTAAAAGAGGATACCGGTTCCTTGAGCATTTTGATTCTATTTCCTAGAGTCTTGTTAAATGTTCAACACTTGAACCGTTTTTGGCTGCTGTTTCCAGGGCATGCTTAATCTTCGTGGGATGCACGACTTAGAATCCAAGCCGGTCTTCTTGTGTGCATGCAACGACAATTATGTCCGGCTTTATGAGCTGCCGTCGTACGTTCTTAATGCACATATTGTTTTGCATCTCTTTTGTCAATTCATACTGCTCATGAAAATACCCTTTTTTCCTTTATGATTGAAGGTTCTCCGAGGGGTAAAATTTTTGCTAAGCAGGAGATTCGAGCCATCGAAGTAGGGCCTAGTGGCCTCTTTTTCACCGGCGACGGATCTGGttttaaagtgtggaaatgggcaGAGCCAGTTGCTTCAACTTGATTGCCTTGCACCATTTCATAACACATTCATTCTCCTGTAATTTTTTGGtggtaattattttatattttttcatcCTTTCAGGTAAGTCTTTCACAGTGAAAACAATTTTGGGTTCCACCTTTTATAGCATAATAGATCATTTAAGAGTAATTGTATGAACTAGTTACCCTAATTTCACCAAATGCTTCAATAAGAATACGCATCAAAGTTCAAAACCATCAACTTTATTACATATACAGTCAGAGTTTATAACAAGAGTCCAGCATATAGATAGTTTCCACTATGTTTTTATCTTGTTGAAAGTCACAGGTTGAACATGACCTTAATGGCATCGCCACCGCGAGCACTAGTTTCAAAAGCTTCTTCAACCTCTTTCTGGGAAAACCCGAACCTGTGAGTTATCAATGGCTTCACATCAATCTTACCACTTCTTAGAAGCTCAATGCACAAAGGCCAAGTGTTCTTATACCGGAATATCCCAATAATATCAACCTCCCTGCAATCAATCCTGGTTAATTTTCTGGCAACAGTCAAGTAaatgaatcattgaaataagtacCTAGCAGCAGCTGGTGTAAGTGGGACGGTCATCTCGTTATGGCCTAATCCAACAAGGCAAACCTTGCCACCGGCTCGAGTGGCACTCAAAGCAGTCGACATTGTTTTGTTAAAGCCTGCACAGTCAAAGGTTACATGCACTCCTACTGCTCCCATCATTTCACATATTCTTTCAACTTCTTGGGGTATGTCCTGAAACCATTTTAAAAGTCAGACaatgatttaattatatatctctcATAAAACTTGATGATATGGACCTGCATATTTGTTGAGACTTTAACAACTCCATCGGCACCGAGGTTATTAGCAACAGATAGTCGATAGTCGTCCACGTCTACAACGACAATTCTAGGTGCCCCGAAAGCACGAGCTGCCACAAGTGTAACGAGACCTATTGGTCCTGCTCCCATGACCAACACATTGGTTTCTGGACTGATATTAGCTCGGCGACAAGCGTGAACCGCTACACTTAAGGGCTCACACATAGCTCCTTCTTCCAAGCTTAGATTGTCTGGCAGCTTGAAACACAGGTCTGCAGGATGCACTACCTACATTGAAAATAATAATCTTGTACACTATTAGTCATATGGATAAACAGAGCAGAACCAAGGCTGAAATTGCAGCTTTATAGGTTCACCTGACGGGCAAGAGAACCGTGAACCGGTGGAGTGGCGAAAAACTTCATATCAGGGCATATATTGTATCGACCTTCCTTGCAAAGATCACATCGCCAGCAACCAATCCCTGGTTCCAATGCCACTCGGTCACCAGGCACTAAATTCTTGACTTCACTTCCAATCTCCTCTATGATCCCAGCACACTCATGCCCTATCACCATTGGTTCTTTCACCACAAAATCTGCAAGCCTCAGTgtctacacacacacacacatacacgGGGTTAAACAAggtcatatatttatatacatatggttACAAGGATACAAGTAGAACATACCTTGAGAAAGTGAACATCACTTCCACAGATGCCAACAGCTTTCATCCTAACTCTTACATCATGGGGTCCTTAATTATATTCACCCACAACAAAAACAGAAGTGATCAATCAATatataagaaacaaaaaaaaacaaaaggtttATCTGAAACCATAATGATAATTCATAAACTCCATAAATGGAACAAACTAGAAGAACCCAAAATGAAAAACGAAGGGTTATACCTAGAGGAGGGAGCTTGAAAGGTTGAATTTTGAGGGTGTTAAGACCCACAAGCCAAGcagccatgttttcttcaccttcttGATGAGATTTCCCTCCTTTACCCATTCTTTTGCTTTTCCTTGTGATGGACACTCACAAACTGATGTCTGTTTAGCAAATAATagatttttatgcttgaattataTGGAGCAACCAAGAATAATATCTAATCTTGTAATATGGACCAGGAATTATTAATCACTTGATTTTTTCTATAGGTAATTTGTCTTCAGCTGATCCCTTCTTTTGTAGCTTTGGAAAATGGATAAATATAGATTGAAACTTGCTGATAAGCTGAGTATGACGTGTGGTAAAATTGGTGACATCCGCTTCGCATGCACACCATTTTTTTTATAGGAGATATTTGAAGTAAAAAACCatttaagaattaaattatattttattcttttaaaaattaataaattaatctctttaattaaaatgataaaattttcaaaaaaaaattattcattttttaaataaaaaattaatccaACACCTAATATTAAACAAATTATGTTTACATTTTCTATTTGGACCATATTATTTATTATGTTACATCAATGAGTTTGCTGGTTTACAAAGAGGATTGATAATTGACACCATTGACATAATCTGGTCTAATAATTTGCACTGAATTCAAATAGCAACAAGCTCATCTTAGGGTACTGAAACATCAAATTTATTACATATACTGCCAGAGGTTATACATGCCACTGTTTTATTAGCATCTTTAATCTTGTTGAATATCACAGATTGAACATGACCTTAATGGCATTGCCACCACCAGCACTGGTTTCAAAAGCTTCTTCAATCTCTTTCTGAGAAAACCCAAACCTGTGGGTTATCAATGGCTTCACATCGATCTTACCACTTCTTAGAAGCTCAATGCATAAAGGCCAGGTGTTCTTATACCGAAATACCCCAATAACATCAACTTCCCTGCAATAAATCCTGGTTAATTTTCAACACCAGTTAAGTAAATCAATTATTGAAATAAGTACCTAGCGGCAGCAGGTGTGAGTGGGACAGTCATCTCGTTATGGCCTAATCCCACAAGGCAAACCTTGCCACCAGCTCGAGTTACACTCAGTGCAGTCGACATGGTTTTGCTAAGGCCTGCACAGTCAAAGCTTACATCCACTTTTGCTCCCATCACATAACATATTGTTTCAACTTCTTTGGGTATGTCCTAAAACAATC
This window of the Gossypium arboreum isolate Shixiya-1 chromosome 12, ASM2569848v2, whole genome shotgun sequence genome carries:
- the LOC128285224 gene encoding zinc finger CCCH domain-containing protein 48-like produces the protein MSLLCWDQFLLSCSLDQTIKVWVATENGNLGVTYTHNEEYGMLNLRGMHDLESKPVFLCACNDNYVRLYELPSFSEG
- the LOC108479470 gene encoding sorbitol dehydrogenase-like, with protein sequence MGKGGKSHQEGEENMAAWLVGLNTLKIQPFKLPPLGPHDVRVRMKAVGICGSDVHFLKTLRLADFVVKEPMVIGHECAGIIEEIGSEVKNLVPGDRVALEPGIGCWRCDLCKEGRYNICPDMKFFATPPVHGSLARQVVHPADLCFKLPDNLSLEEGAMCEPLSVAVHACRRANISPETNVLVMGAGPIGLVTLVAARAFGAPRIVVVDVDDYRLSVANNLGADGVVKVSTNMQDIPQEVERICEMMGAVGVHVTFDCAGFNKTMSTALSATRAGGKVCLVGLGHNEMTVPLTPAAAREVDIIGIFRYKNTWPLCIELLRSGKIDVKPLITHRFGFSQKEVEEAFETSARGGDAIKVMFNL